The genomic interval TGGTGAGGAGCTGATGGCGCTCGCACCGCCTTGCGCTTTAAAGGTGCTCAGGCCGGCGCCCTCGCATGTGCCATCCAGTTCGACCTCGATCGCGGAGCGGAAGCCGACCCCCAGTCGCGTCCCGGGCATCGGGTTCCAGATCACGCCGGCCGTCGCGCCAACGCCCCAGTCATCTCCTTCTGTCTCGCGGCCGGGCAGCGTATCGATTACCGCTCCCGATGAATCGGTGATGGTCGCGGGACCACTGCGCAGTCGCACATCGAAATATTGTACTTGCGCGCCCACGCCGACCGTCAACTCATCTGTAACCTGATAGGCAAGGTTCGGATTGAGGTTCACCGAAAACACTTCGGAGGTGATCGCCAAAGCGCTTCCGGCCCAATCCTCGTTATCAGGTTTGGTATTGAAGCCGTAACCCGAGTTCAGGCCGACACCGAGGAAGAGCCGCTCACTGACCTGGTAGTTGGCGTATGTCGCCGGGACGAAAGTCGGATCGCCGATCTCGCCGCTATCGTCTTCCAGAGCGGCTGCCAGCGCGCCCCCCGTGGCCTCAATCTCCCGGTGCGGCACGACCAGCGCCGCATGCGCCGAAACATTGATCCCCGGCGCGCTTGCCGCCGCTGCGGAGTTCCAGAACATCGCGCTGAGATCATCGCCCGCCGCGGCACCCGCAAAGGACATCCCCTGATAGTAGGACGACTGCTCGCGGATGGCGAAGGCGCCCGCATGGGCGGACGTGCTCGCGACAAGACCTGCGCACAGAGCGGCACCAGCGACGCTCCAGCGCTTGAAAGCATTTCCTCCCGGCATGGTAAAGCTTCTCCCCCTCGGACTCGGGCTTTTACAGATGCTTTGACGGCGTGCGACACCGCCATTTTTCCTTGTGTAATGATTGTATTTCATTTCGATCGCGCCCTGCCAAGCGCCCGATTTTCCCGTCGATGCCGGAAGACTGCGCGTCAGGGTTGCAAATTATGACAGCCGCGTTGGGCGTGACGAAGGCTGCGCAATTGCCACCCAACAACGAATCGCCACCTCACCGCGGCCGTGGCGCGCCCCTGTCATTAACATCTTGCAAGCAACCGGAGGTTGTTCCGGATTCGCCGCCGACACAAGCGAGGGCCGACATTTTCGTGCGTGCTGTGGCGCATGCGCAACGAATTTGGCGCGTTGGGGAGCTGCATGACCTTAGGGTAAGGGAGGGACGAGGCGCGTCAGGTCCCGTCACTCGGCCCGCTCATAGACCCAGATCGCCGCGGGGGGCAGGTTCGCCCAGACCAGGCAGCGGCGCTGCGCCGTCAGCCCGAGCGCCTTGGCGAGCCGCAGCGGGACCGGGCTGCTTTCCCGGTAGGTGAACTGCACGAACATGCCGCCCGGCGCGATCACCTGAAAGCTGCTCTTCATGATCGAGCGGATCATGGGCTTGGGGAACAGGCGCATCGGCAGCGTCGAGACGATCGCGCCAACATCCGGCCCCTGCCGCTCCGCCCAAAGCTCGGAAAGCTGTTGCGCCGGGGCGATCATCACGTCGACCCCCGGAAAGCTGCGGCGCAGATGTCCGCCCAGGGCCGGGTCGAGTTCGACGAGGGTCAGGTTGTCCTCGCGCACGCCGTTGCGGATCAGTTGCCGGCTGACAGCGCCGGTGCCCGCGCCCAGCTCGATCACATGCGGCGCCGGACGCGACACGATCGCATCGGTCATGGCGCGCCCGACAAAAGGGCTGGACGGAAAAAGGCTGCAAATCTGCCGCGGATTGCGCAGCGAACGCCCCCAGAACAGCAGCGGACCTTGCGCGCGTGTTGCCAGTTGTTCGAGTTGCTCGTTCATGCGCGCTTTACCCTCTCGACATAACTGTCAGGGACCGCATGGCTTGGTTTTGCCGGCCCCCCGAAAGGCGAGCGTCATGGTGCCGGCGGCGACCCCTCACGTGTTGAACTCTAAACCTTTTTTCGCCTACAGCGCTGATATGACACGGCGCCTCGAACTGCCTTGAGGGAAAGGCCAGCGCCCTCAGATCGGGATGCGCGAGCGGACCTGAGGCAGGCTGGGTCCGTCGGGCGGGGCATTGCGCCGTCACCGATCCGGGCAGACCTGGCACGAATATTCGGCATCGAGAAAGTCAAATATGATAGGCTGTCTCCAATCTGCGGAAAATACGTCAAGCGTAACCGATGGACAAGAGCCGACGGCGAAGGGCAGATGCGCGTGGGGCATGGATTTCGGCGACGGTCATGCCTATCTCTCGCATGTTTGCCTGCATGGATGTGCCCGCGGCCCCGTAGATGCTAAACAATGATCATGAGTCCGATCGGCCTGGCCCGGACGACAGACAGCCCGACGAAGAGGTTCGTATGACGCGTTTCGTTCTTGGTGAGATCAGGCGTTACGTGATGTTGGTCATGGGGCTGTTCTTTCTGATCGTCGGGGCGATCGTCCTGCCCCTGCCGCTGCCTTTCGGCGCGGCGATGATCCTGATCGGGCTGTCCCTGCTGATCGTCAATAGCGAGTTCGCCCGCACCAAGTTTCTCAATCTGCGCGCCCGCTGGACGAGCATGGACAACTGGCTGCGCTCCGTTGAGCACCGCCTGCCGCGTCCGCTACGCAATGCCATCACGCCTGACGACAGCGACTAGCCCGCCGATTATTCCGCTGCGTGAAAAATTCGTTGCAGCCAAAATTCCGGGTTGATCCCTGCGCCGTGAACGGCGACAGGTGTGTTTTCGGGAAGTGCATTCCTTTCCAATACACGCTAAGAAGGAGCCGGCGCGCGAGCGCCTGCACAGTCGGTTGTGTGCCTTGCGTTCGGGGGCACAGCGCCATAACGGCCGGGAGAAGAAGTCATGGCGGAAACAATGAGAAAACCGGAAACAGCGCCGGAGGTCGCGCATCGCGACATGGCGAATGCCATCCGCGCGCTCTCGATGGACGCCGTCCAGGCGGCCAATTCGGGCCACCCGGGCATGCCGATGGGTATGGCCGACGTCGCGACCGTCCTGTTTCGCCGGTTTCTCAAGTTTGATGCCGCGAACCCCGACTGGCCGGACCGCGACCGCTTCGTCCTTTCCGCCGGTCACGGGTCAATGTTGCTTTATAGCCTGCTGTATCTGACGGGCTATCCCGGCATGGAACTGGATCAGCTCAAGAATTTCCGCCAGCTTGGGTCGCACACGCCGGGCCACCCGGAATATGGCGAGGCGCCGGGGATCGAAACAACCACAGGGCCGCTCGGCCAGGGGCTGGGCAACAGTGTCGGCATGGCGCTGGCGGAACGGCTGCTGAACGCGCGCCATGGCGACGACATCGTCGACCACTTCACCTATGTACTGGCGAGCGACGGCTGCCTGATGGAGGGGATAAGCCACGAAGCCATCTCGCTGGCCGGCCACCTGAAGCTCGGCAAGCTGATCGTGCTTTTCGACGACAACCACATTTCCATTGACGGGCCGACCGATCTTGCCGTGTCGGACGATCAGGTCGCGCGCTTTGCCGCCTGCGGCTGGCACACGACGCGCGTGGATGGGCACGACCCCGAGGCGGTCGCCGCGGCGATCGAAGCGTCGCGTGAGGAGACCGGCCGGCCGTCGCTGATCGCCTGCCGGACGGTTATCGGCTACGGGGCGCCGAACAAGCAGGGAACCGCGGACACTCACGGTGCGCCACTGGGCGCGGACGAGATCGCAGCCGCGCGCGCCGAGCTGGGCTGGACCTATCCGCCTTTCGAGGTGCCGGACCACATTCTGAGTGCCTGGCGCGAGACCGGGGCGCGTGGCCGCGCAGCATTCGAGGCGTGGGAGGAAGCCGCGAGCCGACTGGGCGCGCAGGAACGCGCCCGTCTGCATGACCCGATCGACGCCGCAGCGCGCGAGGACATCGCCGCAGTGATCCGCAAGGTGAAGGCGGGCTTCAGCGAAGGCGGTGAGAAGCTCGCCTCGCGCAAATCGTCGCAGCAGGTACTTGAGGCGCTGGTCCCGGTCCTTCCTGCGCTGATCGGCGGTTCGGCTGACCTCACCGGCTCCAACGGCACCAAGACCAAGCAGCACCGCGATGTCTCCGCCGAGGACTTCGCCGCGAATTACATCCACTACGGCGTGCGCGAGCATGGCATGGCCGCGGCGATGAACGGCATGGCGTTGCACGGCGGCGTTGTTCCCTATGGTGGCAGCTTCTTGGTCTTTACCGACTATTGCCGCCCGTCGATCCGGCTGTCGGCGCTGATGGGCCAGCGTGTCATCTACGTGATGACGCACGACTCCATTGGCCTGGGCGAGGACGGCCCGACGCATCAGCCGGTCGAGCATCTGGCGGCGCTGCGGGCCATGCCGAACCTGAACGTCTACCGCCCGGCGGATTCGGTTGAATGCGCGGAGGTCTGGGAGTTGGCACTGAACAGCGCGGATACACCGTCGATCCTCGCACTGACGCGCCAAGGCCTGCCGATCCTGCGATCGGAACATGATGATGCAAATCTGAGCGCCCGGGGAGCTTACGTGCTGCGCGAGGCGGATGGCGGGCGCGATGTGACGCTGCTGGCGACCGGGTCGGAGGTCGCGCTGGCTGTCGAGGCGGCGGACATGCTGGCTCAGGACGGAATCCGCGCGGCGGTCGTGTCCATGCCTTGCTGGGAACTTTTCCGGGCCCAACCGCGTGAGTACCGCGAGCGCGTGCTCGGCGCGGCCCCGCGAGTTGGCGTCGAAGCGGCAGCGGCGCTCGGCTGGCACGAATGGCTGGGCGCGTCGGGCCGGTTTGTCGGGATGGACAGCTTCGGGGCCTCCGCGCCCGCCGGACAGCTGTTCAAGCATTTCGGCATCACGGCCGAGCGGGTCGCCGAGGAAGCCCGCGCCGCCGTTAGAAAGGGTTAGGCCGGTCACACGGGAGCAGTGAGCGATGCTTGAGAGTATCAAGCGGATCGACTCCGCCGAGGTTAATGGCAAGCGTGTGCTGGTCCGCGCCGACCTCAACGTACCGACGGCTGACGGCAAGGTCACGGACGCGACGCGAATCGAGCAGGTGCTGCCGCTGATCCGTGATCTGTCGCAGCGGGGTGCGAAAGTCGTGGTGATGTCGCACTTCGGCCGCCCCAAGGGCAAGCGCGTCGAGGAGATGTCGCTGAAGCCGGTCGCCGACAAGATTGCGGAGATGCTCGCGCCGATCAGTGTGCACTTCGCGCCGGACTGCATCGGCGAGGAGGCGAAAGCCGCCGTCAACGCGCTGGAGCCGGGCGGCGTCTGCGTTCTGGAAAACCTGCGCTTCCATGCCGGCGAGGAAGCCAACGACGCGGCCTTCGCCGCCGCGCTGGCGGAACTCGGCGACATTTACGTCAACGACGCGTTCTCCGCCGCCCACCGCGCGCACGCCTCGACCGAGGGTATCGCTCATCTGCTGCCCGCCTATGCCGGCCCGGCGATGATGTCGGAGATCGAGGCCCTGACCATTGCGCTGGAAAAGCCGCATCGCCCGGTCGCGGCGCTGATCGGTGGCGCAAAGGTCTCGACCAAGATCGACGTGCTCTCCAACCTCGTCGAAAAGGTCAACCTGCTGGTCATTGGCGGGGCGATGGCCAACACCTTCCTGCACGTCGAGGGCCGCGGAATTGGCAACTCCTTGTTTGAGCCGGGCGAGGCCAATACGGTTGAGCAGATTATCACCAATGCGACCGAAAGTGGCTGTCAAATCCTGCTGCCGAAAGATGCGGTCGTCGCGCCAGAGCTGCGCAAGGGCGCGGCAACCGAGGTCCGCTCTGTGACGGATATCCCCGATGATGCTATGATCCTCGATATCGGACCCGATACCGTGGCCGAGATTTCGGCGCGTCTGGCCGACTGCCACACGGCGCTCTGGAACGGCCCGCTCGGCGCGTTCGAGGTCGCTCCGTTTGGGGAAGGCACGTTTGCGGTTGCCCGAGAGGTCGCACGGCTCACAGAGGAAGGCGGTGTGACCAGCATTGCCGGCGGCGGCGACACGGTGGCGGCGCTGAACGCAGCTGGGGTCACGGACGCGTTTTCGTATGTTTCAACGGCGGGCGGCGCCTTCCTGGAGTGGCTGGAGGGGCGCGAATTGCCCGGCGTCGCTGCGCTCAAGAGCGCCTGACGCAATCGGAGGTCAATCATGGCACGAGTGACACTGAGACAGCTTCTCGATCACGCCGCAGAACACGGCTACGGCGTGCCCGCTTACAACATCAACAACATGGAGCAGGGCCTGGCGATCATGCAGGCCGCGCAGGACACGCAGTCACCGGTGATCATCCAGGCGAGCCGCGGCGCGCGCAAATACGCCGGCGACTTCATGCTCGCCAAGCTGATCGAGGGTCTGGAAGCGCTGTACCCGGACATCCCGATCTGCCTGCACCAGGACCACGGCAACAACCCGGCGACCTGCCTCTCCGCGATCCAGCACGGCTTCACCTCGGTGATGATGGACGGCTCGCTGGAGGAGGACGCCAAGACGCCGGCCTCTTATGACTACAACGTCGGCGTGACCAAGAAGGTCACCGAGATGGCGCATTGGGTCGGCGCGAGCGTCGAGGGCGAGCTGGGCTGTCTCGGCTCACTGGAAACGGGCGAGGGTGAGGCCGAGGACGGCCACGGCTTCGAGGGCGCGCTGAGCCGCGACAAGCTGCTGACCAACCCGGACGAGGCAAAGCAGTTCGTCGCCGAGACGAAGGTGGATGCGCTGGCTGTTGCCATCGGCACGAGCCACGGCGCCTACAAGTTCACGCGCAAGCCCACTGGCGAGATCCTGGCGATGGACGTGATCGAGGCGATTCATGAGCGCCTGCCGAACACGCATATCGTCATGCACGGTTCCAGCTCGGTGCCGCAGGACCTCCAGGACATGATCAACGCCTACGGCGGCGACATGCGCGAGACCTATGGCGTGCCGGTGGAGGAGATCGTGCGCGGCATCCGCCACGGCGTGCGCAAGGTGAACATCGACACGGACCTGCGCATGGCGGCCACGGGCACGATCCGCAAGGTCTTCCACGAGAACCCGGCCGAGTTCGATCCGCGGAAATACCTCAAGCCCGCGATGGAAGCCATGCAGAAGGTCTGCGCGGAGCGCTTCGAGGCGTTCGGCACAGCCGGCAACGCGCCGAAGATCAAACCGATCCCGATGGCGGAAATGGCCAGGCGCTACGCCGAGGGCGCGCTTGATCCCCAGATCGGCACGGCGCGCGCGGCCTGAGGCACCAGAGGCGGGCCATGAATGTTTGTTACGCGCCAGATCGTGGCCCGCACTGGCCGCGCGCCGTGGTCTTCGACCTTGACGGCACGCTGATCGACAGCATTGGCGACATTGCTGACGCGCTGAACGCGACGCTGGCGACGCGCGGGCTGCCCGCCCTGCCTGAGGATCAGATCAAGCAGATGGTCGGCGCGGGCGTGCCGGAGTTGGTGCGCCGGGGCCTGTCGGCGCATGGCGTGCCTGCTGACGACATCAAGCCGTTCGTGCGGGAATTGGTCGAACGCTATTCGGCGCAGCCGGCCGCGCGCACGCGGCTTTACGAGGGCGCGCGCGAACTGCTTGCCGCCCTGAGCGAAGCGGGCGTCCGGCTCGGCATCTGCACCAACAAGCCGCAGGGGGTCACCGAGCTGGTGCTCGCGGATTTGGGCATTGCCGCGCATTTCGGCGCTGTGGTCGGCACGACGCCTGATCTGCCGCGCAAGCCTGATCCCGCCATGCTTCGCGCGGCGCTCGACCGGCTGGCGGTGCCGGCTTTCGATGCCCTGATGGTCGGCGACAGCGCCTCGGACGTCGGCACGGCGCGGGCGCTCGGGGTGCCGGTTATCGTGCTGCGCTCGGGCTACGGCAGGGAAGCACCTGAGGAGCTGGCCGCGGATGTGCTCATCGACTCGCTGAGGGAAGCGCAGGCGGCGATCGACGCGCTGCGCAACGGTGTGGTGCCTGGCGGATTGCTCCAGGCAGGAGGCGGTTGAGCCCCAAGCGAACGTCCCGGCCGTCGTTCCCAACTCACGCGGCGTCCGTTCGCCGGCGCATGTGCCGGCCTGCACGGCCAATCTGTTTCTCAGTGCGCGGAAATCGTGCATTCTGGAGCCGATGAGCAACCGGCCGACATACTTGTGTGCGACGGCACGCCGTAGGAGCGCGGCGAGGCGTGGTTCCCGCTTCGCACTAACGCTGATGCTGGCCGTCGTCCTTCCGCTTGCTGCCCTGGCGCAAAAGGCCCAGTTGGCCCAGCCGGTTCAGCCGCCTGCGGGGCACCCGCTGCCCGAACTTTTTTCCGGCTATCGCTACCAGCCTGAATACGTGCGGGAAATCCAGAACGAGGATATCAAGAATCCCGGCACGCTCTGGCGCAATTACGGTCGCAGGCTCTGGTCTCAGGTCGACGGCGAGGCGGGCAAGTCCTGCGCCGACTGCCACAACGTTGCGGAAAAGGCGATGCACGGCGTTGGCGCGCGCTATCCGAAATTCTATCCGCCCGAGAGCCGGCCGATCACGCTTTCCGAGCGGATCAATTTGTGCCGGACGCTCAACATGAAAGCCAAACCCTGGCCGCAGGGCTCCAGTGCTCTGGTCGCCATGACCACCTATGTAAGCGCACAGTCCCGCGGGATGCCGGTGCGCGTGAAGACAGACGGGCAAGCCAAACCGTTCTTCGAACAGGGGCGGGACTACTACTACAGCCCGCGCGGGGAGCGCGGCCTGTCCTGCGCGGCGTGCCACGAGCGGAAGGCGGGTAAGAAGCTCGACGCCGCGACGCTGAGCCAGGGGCACAGCAACGGCTTCCCGGCCTACAAGATCGCCACGGAGCGCGTCGAACCGTTGCACCGGCAGTTCCAGCGCTGCAACAAGCGCGTCGGTGCCGAGCCATTGCCGCTGGGCGCTGATCCATATGTCAATCTTGAACTGTATCTCGCGTGGCGCGGGATGGGACTGCTGGTGGAGACGCCGGCGGTGCGCAACTGGTGACGGGGCACACAGCCGAGAAGAAACGGAACGCACAATGACGATACCCAACGTGTTGACGATCGCCGGTTCGGACTCTGGAGGCGGCGCCGGCATTCAGGCGGATCTCAAGACCTTCGCGGCGCTGCGCACTTATGGCGCGTCGGCGATCACGGCGGTGACGGCGCAGAACACGCAAGGCGTGCGCGCGGTGCATCAGGTGCCGCCGGAATTCATCACGGCCCAGATTGCCGCGGTTTTCGAAGACCTGCAGATTGCGGCGGTCAAGATCGGGATGATCGGTAATGCAGAGGCGATCGAGGCGGTGGCGTCAGCATTGGAGCGCGTGTCGGGCGTCCCGATCGTGCTCGATCCGGTAATGGTGGCGGCAAGCGGCGATCCGCTGCTGGAAGCCGGCGCGGAGGCCGTGCTGAAATCGCGGCTTCTTCCGCTCGCAGATGTGCTGACACCGAACCTGCCGGAAGCCGCGCGGCTACTGGGCCGGGACCGCGCGGAAGAAGAGGCGGCGATGCGTGATCAGGCCGAGGCGCTGGCGGCGCTTGGGCCGAAGGCCGTGCTCATCAAGGGCGGCCATGGCACGGGCGACGAGGCGCTGGACATCCTGTTCGACGGCCAGGACTTCGCCCGCTTCACCGCGCTGCGCGTGGCGACGAAGAATGTCCACGGCACCGGCTGCACGCTGTCATCCGCGATCGCTGCGCTTCTGGCGCGCGGCTTCAGGCTGCACGAAGCGGTGCGGGAGGCGAAGATGTACCTCACCAGCGCCCTGTTGGAAGCCGACAAGCTCAGCGTCGGCCAGGGCGCGGGGCCGCTCAACCACTTCTACGCGCTGTGGGGGGCGGCCGGCGAGGGATAGCCCGGCCGCCGGGGTCGGCCGCTCAGGCCGACATCGCCAGATTAACCGCCTTCGGGCCCTTGCCGCGCGGATCCGGTTCGGTCTCGAAGCTCACGCGCATACCTTCGTCGAGCGCGGGCAGGCCCGACCGCTCCACGGCGGAAATATGGACGAACACGTCCTTTCCGCCCTCGTCAGGCGTGATAAAGCCGTAGCCCTTGGTCTGGTTGAAAAATTTGACCGTGCCGGTTTGCTGCATGACGTCTCTCCTGGTCCCCACGACACTCGAATGACGCGGCGCGTGCCACGCCAGAAAAACTTGGCCGGCACGTCTGGAAACGGGGAGAGACTTTACAGCGCCCCGCGCGAGCGCGGGGTTAGGCTCAGTTCATCCACCGGGTCGAGAATGCCGCCCGATGCGCGTAATATGCAGGATTTCAGGCGTTGCGACAAGCAGAATCGGTTGAAAATGCGCGGCTTATCTGGCGCCTGTCTCGTGTTCACGCGATCGTGAGGCCGCTCTTCTTGCGCTCGAGCGGTAAAGCGCGACCGTTACGATCTTAACGTGTGCCCGGCTGGCACAGCGGAGATGATGACCACCGCCTGAGCCTGGGGATAGTCGTCGGTGATGGTGAGGTCGATGCGCGGCTCGTAGCCCTCCGGCACGAGGCTTTCGAGTTGGCGGGCGGCGCCGCCGGTGAGTTTCATTGTCGGTCGCCCGGATGGCAGGTTGACCACGCCCATATCGCGCCAGAACACGCCATTGCGAAAGCCAGTGCCGAGCGCCTTGGCGCAGGCCTCCTTGGCCGCGAAGCGTTTTGCATAGGACTCCGCGCGCAGCCGCCGACGGTCGGATTTCCGCCGCTCGATATCTGTGAAGATGCGGTTGATGAAGCGCTCGCCGTAGCGATCGAGCGTCGCCTCGATGCGCCGAATGTCGATGATGTCGTTGCCAAGTCCAAGAATCATGCCGGTTTCAAGCGCTGAGGCTGCCGGTCGCCCCCGCGCGGGCTTTCTGCATCAGCGCGCGCATCCGCCGGACGGCGGAGTCGAGGCCCGAGAATATCGCCTCCCCGATAAGGAAGTGACCGATGTTAAACTCGACGATCTCGGGAATTTCGGCAATCGGGGCGACCGTATCGAAGGTCAGGCCGTGGCCGGCATGGACCTCCAGTCCCGACGTGTCCGCCATCCGCGCACCTTCGCGCAGGCGCTCCAGTTCGGCGTCGCGCGCGCGTTGGTCGCTCTTGATCGCCGCGTCGCAGTACGCGCCGGTGTGCAGTTCTACGACCGGGGCCCCCAGCGTACTCGCCGCCTCGATCTGGTGGGGATCGGCGTCAATGAATAGCGAAACGCGGATGCCGGCCTGGCGCAGTGAATCGACCACCGGCTCCAGTGCCGTGCGTTGGGTCGCCACATCGAGCCCGCCCTCTGTCGTCAACTCTGCGCGCCGCTCCGGCACAAGGCAGCACGCATGGGGCAGATGGCGCAGCGCGATATCGCGCATCTCGTTCGTCGCGGCCATCTCCAGGTTGAGCGGCAGATCGGTCTCGCACTTCAGCCGCGCAATGTCATCGTCGCAGATATGCCGGCGATCCTCGCGGAGATGCGCCGTGATGCCGTCCGCACCGGCCTCTGCGGCGAGCCGCGCCGCGCGCACCGGGTCCGGGTGAACGCCGCCGCGCGCGTTCCGGATCGTGGCCACGTGGTCAATGTTGACGCCGAGACGGATGTCGCTTCGGATGCTCATTCGCTCGCAAACTCAGACGCTTTGGGTACTTGAACCCGACGGTAGCCCCAGCGTGTCCGCTAAAGAGGTGCCGGAACGCGCACCAATACGCTCGCGCCGCCGCCGTTGGCGCAGTTCCACCATTTGACGTACAGCAATATAGGACACACTGGCCGCCAATGCACCGATTGGCAATGAGCCGAGCGCCATCGGCTTGATGACCGGCCATATGCCTTCGAAAACCAGCAACGCCGCCTCCATGGAGAAATCCATCAGCCGCTCGAACACGGCGCTGCCCCAGCCGGCGAGACCTTCCGGCAGAGTGCCGCAGGAGCCTAGGACATTGCCGGTCAGCATGACGCAGCCGAGCTTGTA from Dichotomicrobium thermohalophilum carries:
- a CDS encoding OmpP1/FadL family transporter, coding for MPGGNAFKRWSVAGAALCAGLVASTSAHAGAFAIREQSSYYQGMSFAGAAAGDDLSAMFWNSAAAASAPGINVSAHAALVVPHREIEATGGALAAALEDDSGEIGDPTFVPATYANYQVSERLFLGVGLNSGYGFNTKPDNEDWAGSALAITSEVFSVNLNPNLAYQVTDELTVGVGAQVQYFDVRLRSGPATITDSSGAVIDTLPGRETEGDDWGVGATAGVIWNPMPGTRLGVGFRSAIEVELDGTCEGAGLSTFKAQGGASAISSSPGTGSLAACDAQSPDVTADLTLPELVTVGLSHQVSDRWRVLGTVEWSNWSRLGTVQIVNDESGEPVDALPLNYDDGWFFSGGVEYAYSPSTILRTGIGYEISPIYDETRDVLLPDNDRLWLSAGFSTKLSESTKLDFGYSHLFIEDGPVCEAEPDCGTLEAEGTGDIDIVTLGLTHNFGGPEPELEPLK
- a CDS encoding class I SAM-dependent methyltransferase, with the protein product MNEQLEQLATRAQGPLLFWGRSLRNPRQICSLFPSSPFVGRAMTDAIVSRPAPHVIELGAGTGAVSRQLIRNGVREDNLTLVELDPALGGHLRRSFPGVDVMIAPAQQLSELWAERQGPDVGAIVSTLPMRLFPKPMIRSIMKSSFQVIAPGGMFVQFTYRESSPVPLRLAKALGLTAQRRCLVWANLPPAAIWVYERAE
- a CDS encoding PGPGW domain-containing protein; amino-acid sequence: MTRFVLGEIRRYVMLVMGLFFLIVGAIVLPLPLPFGAAMILIGLSLLIVNSEFARTKFLNLRARWTSMDNWLRSVEHRLPRPLRNAITPDDSD
- the tkt gene encoding transketolase; its protein translation is MRKPETAPEVAHRDMANAIRALSMDAVQAANSGHPGMPMGMADVATVLFRRFLKFDAANPDWPDRDRFVLSAGHGSMLLYSLLYLTGYPGMELDQLKNFRQLGSHTPGHPEYGEAPGIETTTGPLGQGLGNSVGMALAERLLNARHGDDIVDHFTYVLASDGCLMEGISHEAISLAGHLKLGKLIVLFDDNHISIDGPTDLAVSDDQVARFAACGWHTTRVDGHDPEAVAAAIEASREETGRPSLIACRTVIGYGAPNKQGTADTHGAPLGADEIAAARAELGWTYPPFEVPDHILSAWRETGARGRAAFEAWEEAASRLGAQERARLHDPIDAAAREDIAAVIRKVKAGFSEGGEKLASRKSSQQVLEALVPVLPALIGGSADLTGSNGTKTKQHRDVSAEDFAANYIHYGVREHGMAAAMNGMALHGGVVPYGGSFLVFTDYCRPSIRLSALMGQRVIYVMTHDSIGLGEDGPTHQPVEHLAALRAMPNLNVYRPADSVECAEVWELALNSADTPSILALTRQGLPILRSEHDDANLSARGAYVLREADGGRDVTLLATGSEVALAVEAADMLAQDGIRAAVVSMPCWELFRAQPREYRERVLGAAPRVGVEAAAALGWHEWLGASGRFVGMDSFGASAPAGQLFKHFGITAERVAEEARAAVRKG
- a CDS encoding phosphoglycerate kinase yields the protein MLESIKRIDSAEVNGKRVLVRADLNVPTADGKVTDATRIEQVLPLIRDLSQRGAKVVVMSHFGRPKGKRVEEMSLKPVADKIAEMLAPISVHFAPDCIGEEAKAAVNALEPGGVCVLENLRFHAGEEANDAAFAAALAELGDIYVNDAFSAAHRAHASTEGIAHLLPAYAGPAMMSEIEALTIALEKPHRPVAALIGGAKVSTKIDVLSNLVEKVNLLVIGGAMANTFLHVEGRGIGNSLFEPGEANTVEQIITNATESGCQILLPKDAVVAPELRKGAATEVRSVTDIPDDAMILDIGPDTVAEISARLADCHTALWNGPLGAFEVAPFGEGTFAVAREVARLTEEGGVTSIAGGGDTVAALNAAGVTDAFSYVSTAGGAFLEWLEGRELPGVAALKSA
- the fba gene encoding class II fructose-bisphosphate aldolase (catalyzes the reversible aldol condensation of dihydroxyacetonephosphate and glyceraldehyde 3-phosphate in the Calvin cycle, glycolysis, and/or gluconeogenesis) encodes the protein MARVTLRQLLDHAAEHGYGVPAYNINNMEQGLAIMQAAQDTQSPVIIQASRGARKYAGDFMLAKLIEGLEALYPDIPICLHQDHGNNPATCLSAIQHGFTSVMMDGSLEEDAKTPASYDYNVGVTKKVTEMAHWVGASVEGELGCLGSLETGEGEAEDGHGFEGALSRDKLLTNPDEAKQFVAETKVDALAVAIGTSHGAYKFTRKPTGEILAMDVIEAIHERLPNTHIVMHGSSSVPQDLQDMINAYGGDMRETYGVPVEEIVRGIRHGVRKVNIDTDLRMAATGTIRKVFHENPAEFDPRKYLKPAMEAMQKVCAERFEAFGTAGNAPKIKPIPMAEMARRYAEGALDPQIGTARAA
- a CDS encoding HAD family hydrolase; amino-acid sequence: MNVCYAPDRGPHWPRAVVFDLDGTLIDSIGDIADALNATLATRGLPALPEDQIKQMVGAGVPELVRRGLSAHGVPADDIKPFVRELVERYSAQPAARTRLYEGARELLAALSEAGVRLGICTNKPQGVTELVLADLGIAAHFGAVVGTTPDLPRKPDPAMLRAALDRLAVPAFDALMVGDSASDVGTARALGVPVIVLRSGYGREAPEELAADVLIDSLREAQAAIDALRNGVVPGGLLQAGGG
- the soxA gene encoding sulfur oxidation c-type cytochrome SoxA — its product is MLAVVLPLAALAQKAQLAQPVQPPAGHPLPELFSGYRYQPEYVREIQNEDIKNPGTLWRNYGRRLWSQVDGEAGKSCADCHNVAEKAMHGVGARYPKFYPPESRPITLSERINLCRTLNMKAKPWPQGSSALVAMTTYVSAQSRGMPVRVKTDGQAKPFFEQGRDYYYSPRGERGLSCAACHERKAGKKLDAATLSQGHSNGFPAYKIATERVEPLHRQFQRCNKRVGAEPLPLGADPYVNLELYLAWRGMGLLVETPAVRNW
- the thiD gene encoding bifunctional hydroxymethylpyrimidine kinase/phosphomethylpyrimidine kinase; translated protein: MTIPNVLTIAGSDSGGGAGIQADLKTFAALRTYGASAITAVTAQNTQGVRAVHQVPPEFITAQIAAVFEDLQIAAVKIGMIGNAEAIEAVASALERVSGVPIVLDPVMVAASGDPLLEAGAEAVLKSRLLPLADVLTPNLPEAARLLGRDRAEEEAAMRDQAEALAALGPKAVLIKGGHGTGDEALDILFDGQDFARFTALRVATKNVHGTGCTLSSAIAALLARGFRLHEAVREAKMYLTSALLEADKLSVGQGAGPLNHFYALWGAAGEG
- a CDS encoding cold-shock protein, which produces MQQTGTVKFFNQTKGYGFITPDEGGKDVFVHISAVERSGLPALDEGMRVSFETEPDPRGKGPKAVNLAMSA
- the acpS gene encoding holo-ACP synthase: MILGLGNDIIDIRRIEATLDRYGERFINRIFTDIERRKSDRRRLRAESYAKRFAAKEACAKALGTGFRNGVFWRDMGVVNLPSGRPTMKLTGGAARQLESLVPEGYEPRIDLTITDDYPQAQAVVIISAVPAGHTLRS